The DNA sequence TCGAGCTCGACCAGCTCGGCCCGGTGCTCGGCGACCACCGCCGCGGCGGCGCGCACGGCCGCCGCGACCCCCTCGGACTTGCAGGTCATCAGACCCCCCACCGCAGGGCCGCGGTGTTGACCGGCGCGTCCCAGAGCGCCGTCAGCTCGTCGTCCAGTTTGAGCAACGTGAGACTCATCCCCTGCATCTCGAGGCTGGTGATGTACGGCCCGACCAGCCGGCGTTCGACCACGATCCCACGCTCGGCCAGCAGCCGCTCGGCGATGCCGTGGGCCAGGTAGAGCTCGACCAGCGGAGTGCCGCCCATCGAGTTGGTGAACAGCAGGACCCGGTCGCCGGAGGCGAACGGCAGGTCCGAGACGACCGCCTCGACCAGCCGCGCGACCAGCGCGTCGGCCGGTTCGAGCGGGATCCGTTCGCGGCCGGGCTCGCCGTGGATGCCGATGCCGAACTCGATCTCGTCGTCGGCGAGCTCGAAGCTGGGGGTGCCGGCGTGCGGCACGGTCGGCGCGGTCAGCGCGACGCCGATCGAGCGCACCTGGCCGATCACCTTCTCCGCCAGCGCGGTCACCGCGTCGAGCGAATCGCCGCGCTCGGCGGCGGCGCCGGTGATCTTCTCCAGCAGGACCGTGCCGCCGACCCCGCGGCGGCCCGCGGTGAACGTCGAGTCCTTGACCGCGACGTCGTCGTCGATCACGACGCTGCGCACCTCGAGGCCCTCGGCGGCGGCCAGCTCGGCGGCGGTCTCGAAGTTGAGCACGTCGCCGGTGTAGTTCTTCACGATCAGCAGGGCACCCGCGTCACCCGTGGTCGCGGTGACGGCGGCCTGCACGGCGTCCGGGGTGGGCGAGGTGAACACGGCGCCCGGGACGGCGGCGGCGAGCATGCCCTGGCCGACGAAGCCGCCGTGCAGCGGCTCGTGCCCGGATCCGCCGCCGGAGATGACGGCGACCTTGCCCGCGACCGGGGCATCGGCCCGGACCACGACGTCCGGGTCCTGCTGGACGCGGAGGATGTCGGCGTGCGCGGCGGCGAGGCCTCGCAGCGACTCCACGACCACGTTCGCCGGATCGTTGATGATCTTCTTCACGGCAACCTCCGGCACATCAGCGGGTGGGTGCCCTCTTCCTACATCCCCGCGCGGCCGGACGCCAGGTCAGGGTTTGGGGAGCAACGTGGCGACGTTCTTCGCGACGGTGACCGCCTTGCCGCACGGGTCGTCGGTGTCCGGTTTGGCGTCGTAGTTCTCGTAGCGCACCTGGGCCAGTTCGACGTCGTCGCCCTGCCACGGCCGGTGCTGCCACTCCACGTCGCACTTCGACGAGCCCGACGTGCCCTTCTTCTGGTAGCCGGCGACCCCGCCACCGAGGTCCACCTTGGAGTAACCGTCGCCCACGATCGGGGGCAGGCCCGGGAGGAATCCGACCGACACCGTCGCGGCGGACCCGGTGGCCTTCCACTCACAGCCGTGCAGCCCCGACGCCGTCGGCTTCGCGGACGGCGCGGCCGAGGCGACCACAGAGGACTCCGCCATCGCGCACGGGTCGGCGGTCAGGAGGGTGCCCGGCGGGGTGGAGTACTTCTCCGGCGAGTTGTGCAGCTTCTGCACGACGGCGTCCATCAGCGTCTGCCCGGGACGGCAGGGATCACCCGGGTAGGCGACCGTCAGCGTCACGGCGGTGTCCGGGTTGAGGGCCGTCATCGCCGCGACCGTGCAGTCCGAGTCGTCGGTCTTGTCGACGCGCAGCGGCAGGCCACCGACCAGGCCGGTCGTCTTGTCCGCGCGGGGCAGCAGGGTGTTGCCGATCTCGAACTCGAGCCGGATCTCCTTGCCGCCGGGGTCCTTCACCTTGTTGGTGCAGCGGTCGTAGGCGATCGACGACGGCGTCGGGTCCTCGTCGACCGTGCCGAGGCCGAGCGCGCCGAGGGCGTCCTTGGTCAGGAACTGGCACGGCTTGACCGTCCGCAGGGCGCCGGTGGCCACCGCGGCGTCGGTGATCGGGCCGTCGGAGGGCTGGCCCGAGCCGGCCCCGGCGGGCACCGTCGTCCGCGCGAAGTTGGACTTGCCGAGGTCCTGCCCGCACGCGGTCAGTGTCAGCGAGAGGGCGGTGACCAGCAGGAACAGCTTCGGGAGACGGCGGCGCCGAACGTCAGGGAGCACGCGATGCACGGTAGCGGCACGATCGTGCCGCTGTCCGGACAACCCGGCTATTCCCCCGCCGCCGGGGTGGTGTCGGTGGTCTCTTCGGTCTCGGTCTGCGCCGGCACGACCAGCGGCCGGACCTGCGCCCAGACGAAGAACAGCGCCGCGACCACCAGCATGCCGATGCCGGCCCACAGGTTGATGTTCACCCCGGCCGCCTTCTGCAGCTCGGCGTCCGTGGTGAAAGCGATGCCCATCACCGTGAGGATGACGCCGTAGACGCCGATCAGCAGGGCGATGATCAGCCGGATGTCGAAAGCGCCCGCCTTCTTGGGTCGCGCGCCGGACTCGGTAGCCATGACGGACCTCCTAGAAGATGACGTTGAGGGCGATGGTCAGGATGAGCACGATGCCCGCGAGCAGGCCCGGCTTGCGGTACCAGCCCGCGTTCTCGCCGGTGTTGTCGTGCTGCCGCGTGCTCTTCGGGGTCAGCGAGTAAACGAGCCCGACCAGCTCTTCGTCCGGCTTCGGCTTGGTCGCCAGCGAGACCACGACGCTCACCACGATGTCGACGACGAACGCGGTACCGGCGGCCACGAAGCTGGTGCCCTGGCCGCTCAGGCCGATCACCCCGGCCTGCGACAGGCCCCAGACGGTGATCGCGGACGCGGTACCGAGGAGCAGGCCGCTCCAGCCGGCGTGCGGCGTCATCCGCTTCCAGAACATGCCCAGGATGAACGTCGCGAACAGCGGCGCGTTGAAGAACGAGAACAGGTCCTGCAGGTAGTCCAGGATGTTGCCGGAGTTCGAGGCGATGAACGCGGTGCCGATCGCGAGGACCGTGCCGACCGACGTCACGATGCGCCCGAGCCGCAGGTAGTAGCCGTCCGGCTTGTCCTTCTGGACGTACGTCTGCCAGATGTCGTACGTGAAGACCGTGTTGAACGAGCTGAGGTTCGCGGCCATGCCGGCCATGAACGAGGCCAGCAGGCCGGCGATCGCGATGCCGAGCATGCCGTTGGGCAGCAGGTCGCGCATCAGCAGCAGGAGCGCGTTGTTGAAGGTGACGCCGCTTTCCGCGGTGCCGCCGTCGAGCAGGACCTGCTTGTCCTTGACGTACTCGGACACGGTGACCGCGGCGATCATGCCGGGGATGATCACGATGAACGGGACCAGCATCTTCGGGAACGCGCCGATGATCGGCGTGCGCCGCGCGGCGGACATGCTCTTCGACGCCATCGCGCGCTGGACCTCGACGAAGTTCGTCGTCCAGTAGCCGAACGAGAGCACGAAGCCCAGACCGAACACGATGCCGAGGATCGAGAGGATGTTGTTGCCGAAACCGGTGAGGTTGTCACCGGGCCAGGAGTGCAGCTGCGCGGTGCCGCCCGGGCTGTCGGTGACCTTGTCGACCAGGCCCTGCCAGCCGCCGACCTTCACCAGGCCGATGATCGTCAGCGGCACCAGCGCGATCACGATCACGAAGAACTGCAGGACCTCGTTGTAGATCGCGGCGGAGAGACCACCGAGCGCGGTGTAGGAGAGCACGATCACGGCGGCGATGATGATCGACACCCAGATCGGCCAGCCCAGCAGCAGGTTCACGACACTGGCCAGCAGGAACAGGTTCGCGCCCGCGATCAGGATCTGAGCGGCGGCGAAGCTGATGCCGTTGAGCAGGTGCGCCGGCTTGCCGAAGCGGCGGCGCATGAACTCGGGAACGCTGCGGACCTTGGAGCCGTAGTAGAACGGCATCATCACGATGCCGAGGAACAGCATCGCCGGGATCGCGCCGATCCAGAAGTAGTGCACGGTCGGCAGGCCGTACTGGGCGCCGTTGGCCGACATGCCCATGACCTCGACCGCGCCGAGGTTCGCGGAGATGAACGCCAAGCCGGTCACCCAGGCGGGTAGCGAACGGCCCGACAGGAAGAAGTCGAGACTGCTCGACACCTGCCGTCGTGCCAGGTACCCGATGCCGAGCACCAGGACGAAGTAGAACGCCAACTCGATGTAGTCGATCGCGTTGGCGTCGAGTCGCAGGTTCGCATCGGCGAGAAACACCCGACCCACCTCCCGGCTGTCTTTTCAAACTGGACAACAACCGACAGGAATCACCACTGTCCTGTCGGATCCGGACAGTACTGCATGGATTCAGGGTCGGCACGCTGACCTGTCCATTGTGCACAGAGGGCGCGCTTCCCGGTCGTTGACCAGCGGAAACGCGCCCTCTACGCCGCGGGAGCGGCTCAGTTGTGGATCATCGATCGGTCGGGACGCCGATCTCGCCCTCCTCCTCGATCAGCCGGGCGAGCACGGCATCGGGCAGGTAAGTGCGGTGCGGGTAGCCCGGGCCCCACGAGTTGAGCAGCGGCACCGCCCCGAGCTCGTCGGCCCGCGGGTTGCCGAGGACGGCGTGCACGTCGTCGACCGACTTGGCCCAGCGGAAGGCCGCGATGCCCTGCTTGGCGTCGGGAACGTACTTCTCGCGCGCCTCCCAGTCGTCGTTGCGGTACGAGTCGTCCCAGAGCACGTGCCCGGCGTCCTTGAGCACCTCGGCGCCGGCGCGGACGGACGTGCCGTTGTCGTCGCCGGGGTTGGTCTCGGGCCACTCGTCGCGCTTCTTGGCCGCGTCCCAGAGCCAGCGGGCGGTGTACTCGCCGCCGTTGAACAGCGACATGCACCGCGACCAGCCGAAGCCGACGCAGGCGCCTTCCGCCCCCTGGTCGTAGAACGCGTAGTTGGTGTCGGTGTCCGGGGTGCCACCCGGTTCGAGGCAGACGCAGTGCCCGCCGCGGATCCGGCCGAGCGCGGCGGCGCCCGCCTTCGCGATGAAGAACTCGCCGGACTTCTCGTCCTTCTCCGGCGTGTCGAACGCGGAGTACCAGTTGACCCCGATGACCACGGGCGACCGCGTCGGCCGGTCGTCGTCCGCGAGCGCCGACAGCGGATACCGTTCGACGTGCTCCCAGTCGTCCGGAATGAACCGGCCCAGCCGCGGGTCGAGCGGATCGGAACCGAGTGGGCGATAACGCATGACTTCCTCCTCCGTGCAGGCGAAAACGCGCGCACGCCGACCGGAAAACATGCGCACACCAAGCTCAAGGCGGAAAGAAAACGTTGGCACGACAAATAAAGACGGCCGAGCGCACCACCCTCCGGCCACACCGGACGCACCGGCGGAACCCCTCGAATCGAGTATCCCACGAGCGGGACGCAAGGGATCCGCACCTCACCCGAACAGCGCATTAAGATAACCGTGAGAAATGAAACGCTCACCTTCACTCGCGCTATCAGGTCAACAATTTCCGAACCGGAGTAATGACAGCCGAATCAGATACACGAATACGGCATCGATTCGGTATCGCACCGAAGACCGCCCCCATGGGCAACCAGGCTCTCAGCCATGACTGAAACATCCCGCCGCTCCCCGACGATCTACATCAGCACGATCAAGGAGGGCGAAGGATGAAGAAGCTGACTGCCGCGACGGTCGCCGCGGCCGGACTGCTCGCCGGCTGCTCAGCCGAGGCGACCCGACCCGCAACGACCACGACAGTCACGACCACCACCGGAGCCTCGACGCCATCGCAGGCCGAAGCTGCGGCGCCTTCTTCACCGTCGCGGATCGCCAAGCAGATCGGGCAGGAAATGGGGATCTACCCGACGGCACAGGGTTCCTCGAGTGGCCCCGGGACCGCAACCGGCACGATAACCGAGATCAAGAAGGCGAAAAGCAGGTTCACCGGCGATTTCGCCCTCCGTGTGTCCGCCAAGGTCCGGACCGGCAATGATGACGAAACCAACGCGAGCGCCATGGACCTCTGGTGGTGCGGTTCACCCTCGTGGACGACCGTCGACCCGGACACGGGAGAACAGGTCTCCGGTCATGGTGGCTTCATGGTCGAAGGAGACAACCACATCGTGACCTTCGCCCGCGACAAGACGTACTCGTGCACGTTCGACGTCGACGGGCTGGCGACCCATGGGCTGCTCGTCCTCGGTGGTGTCACCGCCCCCAGCAGCTACTCGATCCCGTTCGACGTGAGATGAGGCTCAGGAAGTCACGCGGCGGAAGCGCGGGACCGGCCCAGCCGGCGTCTCGACCGTCTCGGTGAACATCGCCTCCGGCCGCACCCACAGCCCGCGCGCACCGTACAGCGCGCGGTACACCACCAGCTGCTCTTCGGTTTCACTGTGCGACGCCACGCCGAGCACCTCGTACTCGTTGCCCTTGTAGTGGACGTAGCGGCCGGGCTGCACCACTCAGAACAGCCGGAACTCGTCGGACTCGATGCCGCGCAGCTCGTCGTAGTCCAGGGTCAGGCAGCGGATTCCGCGGTCCTCCGCCAGCGTGCGCGCCTGCGGCTTGATGATCTGGGCCGCGAACACGCCCTGCACCGGGGCCAGCAGCGGGTCGCGGTTCAGCAGCTCGAGATACCGCGTCAGCTGCTCGACGCCGTCGATTTCGCCGCGGCGCTTGATCTCCACCGCGACCGACTTGCCGTCGGCGTCGCGGGCCATGATGTCGACCGGGCCGATCGGCGTCGGGAACTCGCGGCGGACCAGGGTGTAGCCGTCGCCGAGGGTCTTGATGTGCTCGGCCAGCAGTTCCTGCAGGTGCGCCTCGACGCCGTCCTTCTGCAGGCCCGGTTCGGCGCCCAGAGCCTGGGAGTAGTCGTGGAAGATCTCCTCGATCGAGATCACCAGCTTCTCGCCCTGCTTGTTTTCGACGATCCAGATCTTGCCGTCCTCGATCAGCCAGCAGGGCGGGCTCATCCAGTTCAACGGCTTGTACGCGCGGTCGTCGGAGTGGACCGACACCGAGCCGTCGGACTTGACGAGCAACAGCCGGGTGGCCATCGGCAGGTGGGCGGTGAGCCGGCCGGCGTAGTCGACCTGGCACCGCGCGATCACGAGACGCACCCGAGGAGGGTAGGACAGGTCCGGGATACTGGTCCGGTGGACCCCATTCAGCGTGTCGCGTCCCGCGAGGTGTACCGGAACAACTGGATGACCGTGCGGGAGGACGAAATCCGCCGCCCCGACGGTTCGGCGGGCATCTACGGCGTGATCGACAAGCCGGCGTACGCCCTCGTCATCGCCCAGGACGGCGACCGGTTCCGGCTGGTCGAGCAGTTCCGCTACCCGATCGGCGAACGCCGCTGGGAGTTCCCGCAGGGCACCGCGCCGGACCTGGCCGACGTGCCGCCCGGCGAGCTCGCGGCCCGCGAACTGCGCGAGGAGACCGGGCTGCGCGCCGGCTCGATGGTGACGCTCGGCCAGCTCGACGTCGCGCCCGGCATGAGCAGCCAGCGCGGCTGGGTGTTCCTCGCCACCGAGCTCACCGAG is a window from the Amycolatopsis sp. NBC_00355 genome containing:
- a CDS encoding DUF1653 domain-containing protein, with the protein product MVQPGRYVHYKGNEYEVLGVASHSETEEQLVVYRALYGARGLWVRPEAMFTETVETPAGPVPRFRRVTS
- a CDS encoding DUF3558 domain-containing protein yields the protein MLPDVRRRRLPKLFLLVTALSLTLTACGQDLGKSNFARTTVPAGAGSGQPSDGPITDAAVATGALRTVKPCQFLTKDALGALGLGTVDEDPTPSSIAYDRCTNKVKDPGGKEIRLEFEIGNTLLPRADKTTGLVGGLPLRVDKTDDSDCTVAAMTALNPDTAVTLTVAYPGDPCRPGQTLMDAVVQKLHNSPEKYSTPPGTLLTADPCAMAESSVVASAAPSAKPTASGLHGCEWKATGSAATVSVGFLPGLPPIVGDGYSKVDLGGGVAGYQKKGTSGSSKCDVEWQHRPWQGDDVELAQVRYENYDAKPDTDDPCGKAVTVAKNVATLLPKP
- a CDS encoding sodium:solute symporter family protein — its product is MFLADANLRLDANAIDYIELAFYFVLVLGIGYLARRQVSSSLDFFLSGRSLPAWVTGLAFISANLGAVEVMGMSANGAQYGLPTVHYFWIGAIPAMLFLGIVMMPFYYGSKVRSVPEFMRRRFGKPAHLLNGISFAAAQILIAGANLFLLASVVNLLLGWPIWVSIIIAAVIVLSYTALGGLSAAIYNEVLQFFVIVIALVPLTIIGLVKVGGWQGLVDKVTDSPGGTAQLHSWPGDNLTGFGNNILSILGIVFGLGFVLSFGYWTTNFVEVQRAMASKSMSAARRTPIIGAFPKMLVPFIVIIPGMIAAVTVSEYVKDKQVLLDGGTAESGVTFNNALLLLMRDLLPNGMLGIAIAGLLASFMAGMAANLSSFNTVFTYDIWQTYVQKDKPDGYYLRLGRIVTSVGTVLAIGTAFIASNSGNILDYLQDLFSFFNAPLFATFILGMFWKRMTPHAGWSGLLLGTASAITVWGLSQAGVIGLSGQGTSFVAAGTAFVVDIVVSVVVSLATKPKPDEELVGLVYSLTPKSTRQHDNTGENAGWYRKPGLLAGIVLILTIALNVIF
- a CDS encoding NUDIX hydrolase, encoding MDPIQRVASREVYRNNWMTVREDEIRRPDGSAGIYGVIDKPAYALVIAQDGDRFRLVEQFRYPIGERRWEFPQGTAPDLADVPPGELAARELREETGLRAGSMVTLGQLDVAPGMSSQRGWVFLATELTEGEPERELEEQDMRDAWFTRDDVEKMILTGGITDAQSIAAWAQLMLAERLRPGASRG
- the nucS gene encoding endonuclease NucS; protein product: MRLVIARCQVDYAGRLTAHLPMATRLLLVKSDGSVSVHSDDRAYKPLNWMSPPCWLIEDGKIWIVENKQGEKLVISIEEIFHDYSQALGAEPGLQKDGVEAHLQELLAEHIKTLGDGYTLVRREFPTPIGPVDIMARDADGKSVAVEIKRRGEIDGVEQLTRYLELLNRDPLLAPVQGVFAAQIIKPQARTLAEDRGIRCLTLDYDELRGIESDEFRLF
- the dhaK gene encoding dihydroxyacetone kinase subunit DhaK yields the protein MKKIINDPANVVVESLRGLAAAHADILRVQQDPDVVVRADAPVAGKVAVISGGGSGHEPLHGGFVGQGMLAAAVPGAVFTSPTPDAVQAAVTATTGDAGALLIVKNYTGDVLNFETAAELAAAEGLEVRSVVIDDDVAVKDSTFTAGRRGVGGTVLLEKITGAAAERGDSLDAVTALAEKVIGQVRSIGVALTAPTVPHAGTPSFELADDEIEFGIGIHGEPGRERIPLEPADALVARLVEAVVSDLPFASGDRVLLFTNSMGGTPLVELYLAHGIAERLLAERGIVVERRLVGPYITSLEMQGMSLTLLKLDDELTALWDAPVNTAALRWGV